A DNA window from Helianthus annuus cultivar XRQ/B chromosome 15, HanXRQr2.0-SUNRISE, whole genome shotgun sequence contains the following coding sequences:
- the LOC110909605 gene encoding uncharacterized protein At4g22758, translating to MLSLPFRKIKEKVMKGGGKRMLIKINVLGSSGPVRFVVNEDAVVAEVIETALKCYAHEGRFPVLGTKHNDFFLYTPIVGTEALNSRETIGSFGARNFMLCKKPRQVAAEITRKRSGCWKSWFNKTLTLKVTPH from the exons ATGCTATCGCTGCCATTTAGGAAGATAAAGGAAAAGGTTATGAAAGGTGGTGGCAAGCGAATGCTGATTAAGATAAATGTCTTGGGAAGCTCTGGGCCAGTTCGCTTTGTGGTTAATGAAGACGCGGTAGTGGCTGAGGTCATTGAGACCGCGCTTAAGTGCTATGCACATGAAGGTCGTTTTCCGGTTCTAGGAACTAAGCACAATGATTTTTTCCTCTACACTCCGATAGTTGGAACCGAAG CTCTAAATTCAAGGGAGACGATCGGATCATTTGGAGCAAGGAACTTCATGTTATGCAAGAAACCGCGACAGGTAGCAGCGGAGATAACTAGGAAGAGGTCCGGCTGCTGGAAATCATGGTTTAATAAAACACTTACTCTGAAAGTTACTCCTCATTGA
- the LOC118487445 gene encoding F-box protein At3g08750-like, producing MSEILPRLPAKCVGRAKKVCKEWLSCISSKEFVMMHCRHMCKGSRQKILSIGQESCFISSTTVDLVDEKTMITLPFHVRPSDVWILSSLNGLLCVCLRNTFEMLIWNPLIRSCINISDSKSYGFFKIYSDAVGLYIDSSNDYRVLHIKRGRFTVDVMAYSRRTSHWKRIPFLQKRHYHTNGYVWSGGTFCEDGLYFTVFQFWLAGDIVIIRFDVNTETFSEIGFPYVGNGETCQGNLVNMNNKLHVFVSHGFIDMAVDLWRYEDEHWSKVMLFPKISYIPTPVWCSITHVSSEEKCFVMTDWGEVYEIDLNKKTCDLFIPSDWNHAIRTAMYVETIVPASLQ from the coding sequence ATGTCAGAGATACTGCCAAGACTTCCTGCAAAATGTGTAGGTCGTGCAAAGAAGGTATGTAAAGAATGGTTGTCATGTATATCGTCGAAGGAGTTTGTCATGATGCACTGTAGACATATGTGTAAGGGGTCTAGACAAAAAATTCTTAGTATTGGACAGGAATCATGCTTTATTTCCAGCACTACTGTTGATTTAGTCGATGAGAAAACCATGATTACCCTACCGTTTCATGTTCGCCCTTCTGATGTGTGGATTTTATCAAGCTTGAATGGGCTTTTATGTGTTTGTTTACGCAATACGTTTGAAATGCTTATTTGGAATCCGTTGATCCGTAGCTGCATCAACATATCTGATTCTAAGTCTTATGGTTTTTTCAAAATCTATTCCGATGCTGTTGGCCTATACATCGATTCCTCTAATGATTACAGAGTTTTACATATAAAACGTGGTCGTTTTACAGTTGATGTTATGGCTTATTCAAGGAGGACCAGTCATTGGAAGAGAATACCGTTTTTACAAAAAAGGCATTACCATACTAATGGTTATGTGTGGTCGGGGGGGACTTTTTGTGAGGATGGTTTATATTTTACTGTATTCCAGTTTTGGCTTGCTGGTGATATTGTCATAATTCGATTTGATGTGAATACAGAGACGTTTTCAGAAATAGGGTTTCCATATGTTGGCAATGGTGAAACATGTCAGGGGAACTTGGTTAATATGAATAACAAACTTCACGTGTTTGTTAGTCATGGGTTTATAGATATGGCTGTGGATCTATGGCGTTATGAAGATGAGCATTGGTCGAAGGTCATGTTGTTTCCGAAGATCAGTTATATTCCAACGCCAGTTTGGTGCTCAATTACACATGTTAGTTCAGAAGAAAAGTGTTTTGTGATGACAGATTGGGGTGAGGTTTATGAAATAGATTTGAACAAGAAGACGTGTGACCTTTTCATACCAAGCGATTGGAATCATGCTATACGGACAGCAATGTATGTGGAAACTATTGTGCCAGCAAGTCTTCAGTAA
- the LOC110909608 gene encoding uncharacterized protein LOC110909608 isoform X1, whose product MTPKKNQICSPMKDSPKTDSGSVEIISYGQYFSPFKSEMHREVIEQFQNIEKQAKRKHALLTWKWDEVIDITQSEDSNGQKDDSKAKQQDDLESELSDTADSLDSPLKRSKIPRISKNCNDHVGWVEF is encoded by the exons ATGACACCGAAGAAGAATCAAATATGCAGCCCAATGAAAGATTCTCCGAAG ACGGACAGTGGAAGTGTAGAGATCATTTCATATGGACAGTATTTTAGTCCATTCAAATCTGAAATGCATAGGGAGGTTATTGAACAG TTTCAGAACATAGAAAAGCAAGCTAAAAGAAAGCATGCGCTCCTAACTTGGAAATGGGATGAGGTCATTGATATTACCCAAAGTGAAGATTCGAATGGTCAGAAAGATGATTCTAAGGCAAAACAACAAGATGATTTGGAGTCTGAGTTAAGTGATACAGCAGACTCTTTGGATAGTCCATTGAAAAGATCAAAGATTCCACGTATATCTAAAAATTGCAACGATCATGTTGGATGGGTTGAATTTTAA
- the LOC110909608 gene encoding uncharacterized protein LOC110909608 isoform X2, giving the protein MTPKKNQICSPMKDSPKTDSGSVEIISYGQYFSPFKSEMHREVIEQNIEKQAKRKHALLTWKWDEVIDITQSEDSNGQKDDSKAKQQDDLESELSDTADSLDSPLKRSKIPRISKNCNDHVGWVEF; this is encoded by the exons ATGACACCGAAGAAGAATCAAATATGCAGCCCAATGAAAGATTCTCCGAAG ACGGACAGTGGAAGTGTAGAGATCATTTCATATGGACAGTATTTTAGTCCATTCAAATCTGAAATGCATAGGGAGGTTATTGAACAG AACATAGAAAAGCAAGCTAAAAGAAAGCATGCGCTCCTAACTTGGAAATGGGATGAGGTCATTGATATTACCCAAAGTGAAGATTCGAATGGTCAGAAAGATGATTCTAAGGCAAAACAACAAGATGATTTGGAGTCTGAGTTAAGTGATACAGCAGACTCTTTGGATAGTCCATTGAAAAGATCAAAGATTCCACGTATATCTAAAAATTGCAACGATCATGTTGGATGGGTTGAATTTTAA